In the genome of Quercus robur chromosome 3, dhQueRobu3.1, whole genome shotgun sequence, one region contains:
- the LOC126717425 gene encoding transcription factor UNE12-like yields MAGNPPEGLGDDFFEQILAVQPTYTTSEAAAVAGYGGGEVGSMPMVLQLGSGGGGGGGGGGGDGGGGSGGGGGGGGLRGMNLGMGMAPPLGLNLEQQQQHGGFLRQERFREEVVDGNHSNSHINNGSSSSATHGINERDSVHMTSLFPAFGQMQAQSLRPTAPPPSQLHQFHSQPTHGPGVAAPHPPGIRPRVRARRGQATDPHSIAERLRRERIAERMKALQELVPSANKTDRAAMLDEIVDYVKFLRLQVKVLSMSRLGGAGAVAQLVADVPLSSVEGEGIEGGTNQQAWDKWSNDGTEQQVAKLMEEDVGAAMQFLQSKALCIMPISLASAIFRTHQPDAPTLVKPESNTPS; encoded by the exons ATGGCGGGCAATCCGCCAGAGGGCTTAGGTGATGATTTCTTTGAGCAGATCTTGGCTGTGCAGCCTACATATACAACCAGTGAAGCAGCAGCAGTAGCTGGGTATGGAGGTGGAGAAGTGGGGTCCATGCCCATGGTTTTGCAGTTGGGgtctggtggtggtggtggtggtggtggtggtggtggagatggtggtggtgggagtggtggtggtggtggcggtggcgggTTGAGAGGGATGAACTTAGGGATGGGTATGGCACCACCTTTGGGGTTGAACTTAGAGCAACAACAACAGCATGGTGGGTTTTTGAGGCAGGAGAGGTTTAGAGAAGAGGTTGTTGATGGTAATCATAGTAACAGTCATATTAATaatggttcttcttcttctgctacTCATGGAATCAAT GAAAGAGATTCGGTGCACATGACAAGTTTGTTTCCTGCGTTTGGACAAATGCAAGCTCAGTCACTCCGGCCAACAGCACCACCTCCATCCCAACTACACCAG TTCCATAGCCAACCAACACATGGGCCGGGTGTTGCTGCACCACATCCACCTGGAATCCGCCCAAGGGTGCGTGCAAGACGAGGGCAAGCCACAGATCCCCACAGTATTGCTGAACGG TTACGTCGGGAAAGAATTGCGGAAAGAATGAAGGCTTTGCAAGAATTGGTTCCCAGTGCCAACAAA ACGGATAGGGCAGCAATGCTCGACGAAATTGTGGACTATGTGAAGTTTCTAAGGCTCCAAGTCAAG GTTTTGAGCATGAGCCGATTGGGTGGAGCCGGTGCAGTAGCTCAGCTTGTAGCTGATGTACCCCTTTCATCAGTTGAG GGTGAGGGCATTGAAGGTGGAACAAATCAACAAGCTTGGGATAAGTGGTCAAATGATGGCACAGAACAGCAAGTAGCAAAGCTGATGGAAGAAGATGTAGGAGCTGCCATGCAATTCCTTCAGTCCAAGGCTCTCTGCATCATGCCCATATCGCTTGCTTCTGCAATTTTTCGGACACATCAACCGGATGCACCAACACTTGTTAAGCCCGAATCAAACACCCCTTCATAG